GACTGCAACCAATGGTCAATAGCCTTCCGCGCAATAAACGCTACAGTGGAAGAAATAACCTCGTAACAGGGAATACGGCAATATGACCCCAGATCACTTTGATAAGGCCGATCTACAGGCCTGTGGTCAAGGCACACTCTTTCCGGGAAAGATGCGCCTGCCCGTCGATGAGATGCTGATGATGGATCGTGTTACTCACATCAGCGACGACGACGGCGCTTATGGCAAGGGCAGCATCGTGGCAGAGCTGGATATCAATCCGGACCTGTGGTTTTTCAAAGTGCATTTCGTGGATGACCCTGTAATGCCGGGTTGTCTGGGGCTGGATGCGATGTGGCAGCTGGTAGGTTTTTTCCTGGCCGCGACCGGCGGCGAAGGCAAAGGCCGCGCTCTGGGTTGCGGGGAAGTGAAGTTTTCCGGCCAGGTACTGCCGACCGCGAAACTGGTGCGCTACCGTCTGGATATCAAACGGGTCATCCGGCGCAAGCTGACCATGGCGATTGCCGATGCCAGCATGGAAGTGGACGGCCGCGAGATTTACACCGCCCGAGACCTGAAAGTGGGCATGTTTACTTCTACCGATGATTTTTAGGAGCGATTAAATGCGTCGTGTTGTCGTTACTGGCATGGGCATTGTGTCCAGCCTCGGAACCAACCAGAAAGAAGTAACCCATTCACTGAAAGAATCCAGATCCGGCATCGGCCTGAGCCAGGATGCCATTGATAACGGTCTTCGCAGCCACATCTGCGGCCAGATCAATCTGGACCTGCCGTCACTGATCGACCGCAAGCTGATGCGCTTCATGTGTCCGGCTTCGGCCTACTGCTATCTGGCCATGCAGGAAGCCATTGAGCAGGCCGGATTGACGGATGAACAGATCAAGGCCGACTCCACCGGCGTAATTACTGGTGCCGGCGGCGCATCGACTGTAGAGCTGATGGACGCGATCGACACCCACCGTGAACGCGGCATCCGTCGGGTTGGCCCCTATCGGGTGCCCCGCACCATGGGCAGCTCGATTAACGCGAATCTGTCCACAGCCTACGGTATCAGGGGCGTGAACTACGGCATTACTTCGGCCTGTGCCACCAGCGCACACTCTATTGGCCACGCGGCTGATCTGATTGCCCTTGGTCGCCAGGACGTGATGTTCGCTGGCGGTGGCGAAGATATTCACTGGACCCTGAGCCTGATGTTCGATGGCATGGGCGCGCTGTCGACCAAATACAACGATACCCCGGAACTGGCATCGCGCACCTACGATGCCGGCCGCGACGGCTTCGTGATTTCCGGTGGCGGCGGGATTGTGGTTCTTGAAGCCCTG
This DNA window, taken from Marinobacter halotolerans, encodes the following:
- the fabB gene encoding beta-ketoacyl-ACP synthase I gives rise to the protein MRRVVVTGMGIVSSLGTNQKEVTHSLKESRSGIGLSQDAIDNGLRSHICGQINLDLPSLIDRKLMRFMCPASAYCYLAMQEAIEQAGLTDEQIKADSTGVITGAGGASTVELMDAIDTHRERGIRRVGPYRVPRTMGSSINANLSTAYGIRGVNYGITSACATSAHSIGHAADLIALGRQDVMFAGGGEDIHWTLSLMFDGMGALSTKYNDTPELASRTYDAGRDGFVISGGGGIVVLEALEHAEARGANILAELVGFGATSDGADMVAPSGEGAVRCMQQAMKGLDEDISYINTHGTSTPAGDVTELKALKTTFGDRIPPLSSTKPLCGHALGAAGVHEAIYSIIMQRENFIAPSANIQNLDEGAEGYPIVRERQDNVNLPLVMSNSFGFGGTNGSLVFRKT
- the fabA gene encoding bifunctional 3-hydroxydecanoyl-ACP dehydratase/trans-2-decenoyl-ACP isomerase, encoding MTPDHFDKADLQACGQGTLFPGKMRLPVDEMLMMDRVTHISDDDGAYGKGSIVAELDINPDLWFFKVHFVDDPVMPGCLGLDAMWQLVGFFLAATGGEGKGRALGCGEVKFSGQVLPTAKLVRYRLDIKRVIRRKLTMAIADASMEVDGREIYTARDLKVGMFTSTDDF